The following are encoded in a window of Staphylospora marina genomic DNA:
- the trmFO gene encoding FADH(2)-oxidizing methylenetetrahydrofolate--tRNA-(uracil(54)-C(5))-methyltransferase TrmFO — MTQHVTVVGAGLAGSEAAWQIAKRGIPVKLYEMRPVKMTPAHRGGDFAELVCSNSLRSAQLTNAVGILKEEMRKLDSLIMRAADRHAVPAGGALAVDREGFSEEITRTLKEHPLVEVVTEEVTAIPEGPAVIASGPLTSASLSADLKDLTGEEYLYFYDAAAPIVEKDSIDMDKVFVASRYDKGESAYINCPMNEEEFERFYEALISAETAPLKDFEKEIYFEGCMPVEVLAKRGKKTLLFGPMKPVGLTDPRTGKQPYAVVQLRQDNSAGTLYNIVGFQTHLKWGAQKEVIRLIPGLENAEIVRYGVMHRNTFINSPKLLRPTYQFKNRDDLFFAGQMTGVEGYVESAAAGLIAGINASRIVRGLDPRVPPKTTAIGSLAHYITSADPKHFQPMNANFGLFEELPVRERSKTKRAEMYAERALKDIETFARESASFA; from the coding sequence ATGACACAGCACGTGACAGTGGTCGGGGCGGGACTCGCGGGCAGCGAGGCCGCCTGGCAGATTGCGAAACGGGGAATTCCGGTCAAGCTGTATGAAATGCGTCCGGTGAAGATGACGCCGGCTCACCGCGGAGGGGACTTTGCCGAACTGGTGTGCAGCAACTCCCTCCGTTCCGCACAGTTGACCAATGCCGTCGGCATATTGAAGGAAGAAATGCGAAAATTGGACTCGCTGATCATGCGAGCCGCCGACCGTCATGCCGTTCCCGCCGGCGGAGCGCTCGCGGTCGACCGGGAAGGGTTTTCCGAGGAAATCACCCGTACGCTGAAGGAACATCCGCTGGTGGAGGTGGTGACGGAAGAGGTGACCGCCATTCCCGAAGGTCCCGCCGTCATTGCGTCCGGTCCGCTGACTTCCGCTTCCCTTTCGGCGGATCTGAAAGATTTGACCGGGGAAGAGTACCTGTATTTCTACGACGCGGCCGCACCCATCGTGGAAAAAGACAGCATCGACATGGACAAAGTGTTTGTCGCGTCCCGGTATGACAAGGGAGAGTCCGCGTACATCAACTGTCCCATGAACGAAGAAGAATTCGAACGGTTTTATGAAGCGCTCATCAGTGCGGAAACCGCCCCGCTCAAGGATTTTGAAAAAGAAATTTACTTCGAGGGATGCATGCCGGTCGAAGTGTTGGCGAAACGGGGGAAAAAGACGCTTCTGTTCGGTCCGATGAAACCGGTGGGACTGACGGATCCGCGCACCGGCAAGCAGCCGTACGCCGTGGTTCAACTCCGGCAGGACAACAGCGCGGGCACGCTTTACAATATCGTGGGCTTCCAGACGCACCTCAAATGGGGAGCCCAAAAAGAAGTGATTCGCCTGATTCCCGGATTGGAGAACGCGGAAATCGTCCGCTACGGGGTCATGCACCGAAATACGTTCATCAATTCCCCGAAACTCCTGCGGCCCACATATCAGTTCAAAAACAGGGATGATCTGTTCTTTGCAGGACAAATGACGGGGGTGGAAGGGTACGTCGAATCGGCGGCCGCCGGCCTGATCGCCGGGATCAACGCCTCACGCATCGTTCGCGGACTCGATCCGCGGGTTCCGCCGAAGACGACGGCGATCGGTAGCCTGGCCCATTACATCACATCCGCGGATCCGAAGCATTTTCAGCCGATGAACGCCAATTTCGGCCTGTTTGAAGAGCTGCCGGTCCGTGAACGGAGCAAGACAAAGCGCGCGGAAATGTATGCGGAGAGGGCCCTCAAAGACATCGAAACGTTTGCCCGTGAATCGGCTTCATTCGCTTGA
- the topA gene encoding type I DNA topoisomerase, with translation MADSLVIVESPAKAKTIKKYLGSKYIVKASMGHVRDLPKSQLGVDVENRYTPKYITVRGKGDVLKELREAGKKVKRIYLAADPDREGEAIAWHLAHVLKLPEHEKCRVVFNEITKQAVKEAFKHPRPINMDLVNAQQARRILDRLVGYGISPILWKKVRKGLSAGRVQSVAVKLIIDRENEIRRFVPEEYWTVTATLLAKEAFEAKFHGYGKERTELKSKEDVDALLKHVEGREFVVQSVKESERRRNPAPPFITSTLQQEAARKLRFRAQKTMAVAQQLYEGVDLGKEGTVGLITYMRTDSTRVSDVAKQEAAAFIEETFGKEYLAGNERRHKQKAGAQDAHEAIRPTSVRRTPESVKPHLSRDQYKLYKLVWERFVASQMAAAVFDAVTADITAGDAVFRASGSKIKFPGFMKVYVEDRDDGKKEEERFLPPLSPGMRTDVRKIDPKQHFTQPPPRYSEASLVKEMEEKGIGRPSTYAPTLETIQKRGYVKLEDRRFVPTELGEIVVELIGQFFPDVLDVEFTANMEEKLDLIEDGKVDWVEILERFYKPFSDRLKVAEKEMATVEMPDEVSDETCEKCGSPMVYKFGRYGKFLACSGFPECRNTRAIVKSTGVTCPSCNRGEIVERKSRRSRIFYGCNRYPECEYVSWDKPVEKACPKCKGMMVEKKTKKTVMIRCNECSYEEEKP, from the coding sequence ATGGCCGATTCTCTGGTGATTGTGGAATCACCGGCAAAAGCCAAAACCATCAAGAAATATCTTGGCAGCAAATACATTGTCAAAGCATCGATGGGACATGTCCGCGATTTGCCGAAGAGTCAGCTCGGCGTCGACGTGGAAAACCGATACACGCCGAAATACATCACCGTTCGGGGCAAAGGAGACGTTCTCAAGGAATTGAGAGAAGCCGGAAAAAAAGTGAAGCGCATCTATCTGGCGGCGGACCCCGACCGGGAAGGGGAAGCGATCGCCTGGCACCTGGCTCATGTCCTCAAGCTTCCGGAGCATGAAAAATGCCGCGTGGTTTTCAATGAAATCACCAAGCAGGCAGTCAAGGAAGCATTCAAACACCCGCGGCCCATCAACATGGATCTGGTGAATGCCCAACAAGCCCGCCGGATCCTCGACCGTCTGGTGGGGTACGGGATCAGTCCGATTCTTTGGAAAAAGGTGCGAAAAGGGTTGAGCGCCGGCCGGGTGCAGTCGGTGGCGGTGAAGCTGATCATCGATCGGGAGAACGAGATCCGCCGGTTTGTTCCGGAAGAGTATTGGACCGTGACGGCCACGCTGCTGGCGAAAGAAGCGTTTGAGGCGAAGTTTCACGGTTACGGCAAGGAACGCACCGAACTGAAATCAAAGGAAGACGTGGATGCCCTTCTGAAACATGTGGAGGGTCGGGAATTTGTCGTTCAATCGGTCAAGGAGAGCGAAAGGCGGAGAAATCCCGCTCCGCCGTTCATCACCAGCACGCTCCAGCAAGAGGCGGCCCGCAAGCTTCGGTTCCGGGCCCAAAAAACCATGGCTGTCGCCCAGCAACTGTACGAAGGGGTGGACCTCGGAAAAGAAGGAACCGTGGGTCTCATCACTTACATGAGAACGGATTCCACCCGGGTGTCCGATGTGGCCAAACAGGAAGCGGCCGCTTTCATCGAAGAAACGTTCGGCAAGGAGTATCTGGCCGGAAATGAAAGGCGACACAAGCAGAAAGCCGGAGCGCAGGACGCGCACGAGGCGATCCGCCCCACTTCGGTGCGGAGAACCCCGGAATCCGTGAAGCCCCATTTGTCCCGTGACCAGTACAAATTGTACAAACTGGTGTGGGAACGGTTTGTCGCCTCGCAGATGGCCGCGGCCGTGTTCGATGCGGTGACGGCCGACATCACAGCCGGCGATGCCGTGTTCCGGGCAAGCGGATCCAAAATCAAATTTCCGGGGTTCATGAAGGTGTACGTGGAGGACCGGGACGACGGGAAGAAAGAAGAGGAGCGTTTCCTGCCGCCCCTGTCGCCCGGCATGCGCACCGATGTCCGGAAGATCGATCCCAAACAACATTTCACCCAACCGCCGCCCCGGTACAGCGAGGCGAGCCTGGTGAAAGAGATGGAGGAAAAGGGGATCGGACGCCCGAGCACGTATGCCCCGACCCTGGAGACCATTCAAAAACGGGGATACGTGAAGCTGGAGGATCGGCGATTCGTTCCCACCGAACTCGGAGAGATCGTCGTCGAATTGATCGGGCAGTTTTTTCCGGACGTCCTGGACGTGGAGTTCACGGCCAACATGGAGGAAAAGCTCGATCTGATTGAGGACGGCAAGGTGGACTGGGTGGAAATCCTGGAACGGTTTTACAAGCCGTTCAGCGACAGGTTGAAAGTGGCGGAAAAGGAAATGGCGACGGTGGAAATGCCGGACGAGGTGTCAGACGAAACCTGTGAAAAATGCGGCAGCCCGATGGTGTACAAATTCGGGCGCTACGGAAAATTTCTGGCGTGCTCCGGCTTTCCGGAATGTCGGAACACCCGGGCCATCGTCAAGTCGACCGGTGTCACTTGTCCCTCATGCAACCGGGGGGAAATCGTGGAGCGCAAGAGCAGGCGCAGCCGCATTTTTTACGGTTGCAACCGTTATCCGGAATGCGAGTATGTCTCCTGGGACAAACCGGTGGAGAAAGCCTGTCCGAAATGCAAAGGAATGATGGTGGAGAAGAAAACGAAAAAAACGGTGATGATCCGTTGCAACGAATGTTCGTACGAGGAAGAGAAACCCTGA
- a CDS encoding tail fiber protein: MTFLKNCPGFVRGKRLGPLASQTGIRWTETTACCWIGSGKTPFIWRTGWPESAGAFRRVNFIAGC; encoded by the coding sequence GTGACATTTTTGAAGAACTGCCCTGGATTCGTCCGGGGGAAACGGTTGGGACCGTTGGCGTCGCAGACGGGGATTCGTTGGACGGAAACGACCGCATGCTGTTGGATCGGATCGGGGAAAACCCCATTCATCTGGCGGACTGGATGGCCGGAATCGGCGGGAGCATTTCGCCGGGTGAATTTCATCGCCGGGTGTTGA
- the sucD gene encoding succinate--CoA ligase subunit alpha → MSIFVNKETKVIVQGITGATGLFHTKQMIEYGTQIVGGVTPGKGGTEVEGVPVFDTVEQAVKATGANASVIYVPPAFAADAIMEATDAGLDLVVCITEGIPVLDMVKVKRYMEGKKTRLVGPNCPGVITPGECKIGIMPGYIHTKGHVGIVSRSGTLTYEAVHQLTTRGIGQSTAVGIGGDPVNGTNFIDCLKAFEADPETKAVILIGEIGGTAEEEAAEWIKANMTKPVVGFIGGQTAPPGKRMGHAGAIISGGKGTAAEKIATLERCGVKVAPTPSSIGETLVSVLEQRGLLEECITVK, encoded by the coding sequence GTGAGCATCTTCGTGAACAAAGAGACGAAAGTGATCGTGCAGGGAATTACCGGAGCCACCGGTCTGTTCCACACGAAGCAGATGATCGAGTACGGCACTCAAATCGTGGGCGGCGTGACCCCGGGGAAAGGCGGCACCGAAGTGGAAGGCGTTCCGGTGTTCGACACCGTGGAACAAGCCGTCAAGGCTACGGGTGCAAACGCGTCCGTCATCTACGTCCCGCCGGCGTTTGCCGCTGACGCCATCATGGAAGCAACCGACGCCGGTCTGGATCTCGTCGTCTGCATCACCGAAGGCATCCCCGTGCTGGACATGGTGAAAGTCAAACGGTACATGGAAGGAAAGAAAACCCGGCTGGTCGGTCCGAACTGCCCCGGTGTCATCACACCCGGAGAATGCAAAATCGGGATCATGCCCGGATACATTCACACGAAAGGTCATGTGGGAATCGTTTCCCGCAGCGGAACGCTCACCTACGAAGCGGTGCATCAGCTGACCACCCGCGGAATCGGCCAGTCCACCGCCGTGGGAATCGGTGGAGACCCGGTCAACGGTACCAACTTCATCGATTGTTTGAAAGCGTTTGAAGCCGATCCGGAAACCAAGGCCGTCATTTTGATCGGTGAGATCGGGGGAACCGCGGAAGAAGAGGCTGCCGAATGGATCAAGGCAAACATGACCAAACCGGTTGTCGGCTTCATCGGCGGTCAAACCGCACCTCCGGGAAAACGGATGGGTCATGCCGGGGCCATCATTTCCGGAGGCAAAGGCACCGCGGCGGAGAAAATCGCCACCCTCGAGCGCTGTGGTGTGAAAGTGGCTCCGACGCCCTCTTCGATCGGCGAGACGCTGGTCAGTGTGTTGGAGCAAAGAGGTTTGCTCGAAGAGTGCATCACCGTAAAATGA
- the sucC gene encoding ADP-forming succinate--CoA ligase subunit beta, with product MNVHEYQGKQILKQYGVVVPNGHVAFTPDEAVEAAEKLGGDLWVVKAQIHAGGRGKAGGVKLARSLDEVRAHAEALLGSTLVTHQTGPEGKEVKRLLIEEGLPIEKEYYVGVVIDRSTGRVVMMASEEGGTEIEEVAAKTPEKIFKEVIDPAVGMQPFQARRLAYNINIPQDKVNLAVKFMLGLYKAFVDKDCALAEINPLITTKDGRVMALDAKLNFDSNALFRHKDILELRDLDEEDPKEVEASKFDLNYIALDGNIGCMVNGAGLAMATMDIIKHYGGEPANFLDVGGGATTEKVREAFKIILSDPNVKGIFVNIFGGIMKCDVIATGVVEAAKQIGLDRPLVVRLEGTNVELGKKILAESGLNIVPADSMADGAQKIVELVK from the coding sequence ATGAACGTACATGAGTACCAAGGGAAGCAGATTTTGAAACAGTACGGCGTTGTCGTTCCGAATGGCCATGTGGCGTTCACGCCGGATGAAGCCGTGGAAGCGGCGGAAAAGCTGGGTGGCGATCTGTGGGTGGTCAAGGCCCAGATTCATGCCGGCGGTCGCGGAAAAGCCGGAGGTGTGAAACTGGCCCGCAGCCTGGACGAAGTTCGCGCCCATGCGGAAGCGCTGCTCGGGTCCACGCTGGTGACCCATCAAACCGGTCCCGAAGGCAAGGAAGTGAAACGCCTGCTGATCGAAGAGGGACTGCCGATCGAAAAGGAATACTATGTCGGCGTGGTGATCGACCGCTCGACCGGTCGCGTGGTCATGATGGCTTCCGAAGAAGGCGGTACGGAGATCGAAGAAGTTGCCGCCAAAACGCCGGAGAAGATCTTCAAGGAAGTGATTGATCCGGCCGTCGGAATGCAGCCGTTCCAAGCACGCCGTCTCGCATACAACATCAACATCCCGCAGGACAAAGTGAATCTCGCGGTCAAATTCATGCTGGGGCTGTACAAAGCGTTTGTGGACAAAGACTGCGCCCTGGCGGAAATCAACCCGCTCATCACCACGAAGGACGGTCGGGTGATGGCGCTGGATGCCAAATTGAATTTCGACTCCAACGCGCTGTTCCGTCACAAGGACATTCTCGAGCTGCGCGATCTGGATGAAGAAGATCCGAAAGAAGTGGAAGCTTCCAAATTTGATCTCAATTACATCGCCCTGGACGGAAACATCGGCTGCATGGTGAACGGAGCCGGTCTGGCCATGGCCACGATGGACATTATCAAACATTACGGCGGGGAGCCTGCCAACTTCCTGGACGTGGGTGGCGGCGCCACGACGGAAAAAGTCCGCGAAGCGTTCAAGATCATCCTTTCCGATCCGAACGTGAAAGGCATTTTCGTCAACATTTTCGGCGGCATCATGAAGTGCGACGTCATCGCCACCGGTGTGGTGGAAGCGGCGAAGCAGATCGGCCTTGATCGGCCTCTCGTGGTGCGTCTGGAAGGCACCAACGTGGAGCTCGGCAAGAAGATTCTGGCGGAATCCGGTCTGAACATCGTTCCCGCGGATTCGATGGCGGACGGTGCCCAAAAGATCGTCGAACTGGTGAAGTAA
- a CDS encoding cupredoxin domain-containing protein produces the protein MSSAKTFRIATILLASLLLTGAVSPLSSAQSVSSNPAPATSRQKEQPGSVREIHLFTVEYKTRINGVEKEVYRFDPGTVVVRQGERIRLVIHGFHGKEHHVSIPELDVRGTVRKGQSVALEWTASRPGAYRLICHNHSTEQTEGPMIADLLVIRP, from the coding sequence ATGTCATCCGCCAAAACATTTCGCATCGCAACCATACTCCTCGCGTCTCTCCTGCTCACGGGTGCCGTCTCCCCGCTTTCGTCCGCACAATCCGTGTCGTCGAACCCTGCCCCCGCCACGTCCCGGCAAAAGGAACAACCGGGTTCCGTCCGGGAGATCCACCTGTTCACCGTGGAATACAAAACGCGCATCAACGGAGTTGAAAAAGAAGTCTACCGCTTTGATCCCGGAACCGTCGTCGTCCGGCAGGGAGAACGCATCCGCTTGGTCATTCACGGATTTCACGGCAAGGAGCACCATGTATCCATCCCGGAACTGGATGTCCGCGGGACTGTCCGGAAAGGACAATCGGTTGCCTTGGAATGGACCGCGAGCCGCCCCGGAGCGTATCGGCTGATCTGTCACAATCATTCCACCGAACAGACGGAAGGTCCGATGATCGCCGATCTTTTGGTGATCCGTCCGTAA
- a CDS encoding PH domain-containing protein → MAENLAKHLDEAAEYLWEDEDLLHVYGSRKDLVALTTRRLLFVDRSLFRAGRSVITVPYSRIGAVFLEKASFFSGRRRVAVQTPGKTHVLEFGNSGQAERFYDILADFVCRT, encoded by the coding sequence ATGGCGGAGAACCTTGCCAAGCATCTGGACGAAGCGGCCGAGTACCTGTGGGAGGATGAGGATCTGCTTCATGTGTACGGATCCAGAAAAGATCTGGTTGCACTGACGACCCGCCGATTGCTGTTCGTGGACCGTTCCCTGTTCAGGGCCGGCAGATCGGTGATCACGGTTCCCTATTCCCGGATCGGTGCCGTGTTTCTGGAGAAAGCATCCTTTTTCTCCGGGAGAAGGAGAGTGGCCGTTCAGACGCCCGGAAAAACCCATGTACTGGAATTCGGAAACAGCGGACAGGCCGAACGGTTTTATGACATTCTGGCCGATTTTGTCTGCAGGACCTGA
- a CDS encoding coproporphyrinogen III oxidase, which translates to MVKFEVRGIQSAYGRDLELIAGLFFEEVKIMDGGDDADGRVTFEVTEGRPVEVWAELFIPADGKRYEMKHSRRVPAGLDDKGYRKKVKQAISFVFLELLEQWTGTRQPWGILTGVRPTKLLHSMLLGGMTEEEAEKELREQYRLHPDKIAVLREIVRRQRTVLPDLYDLDKEVSLYVGIPFCPTKCAYCTFPAYSIQGRTGSVTEFLKGLHEEVEAVGAWIRRANLPVTTVYFGGGTPTSISARQMDDLFDALERHIPGFESVRELTVEAGRPDTLDEEKISLMKRRKVDRISINPQSFREDTLKLIGRHHTVRETLDKYRLARELGLNNINMDLIIGLPGEGIEVFRESLAMVDELRPESITVHTLSFKRGSVMTNNREKYRVAGRDETGEMVRMAREWAAEKGYVPYYLYRQKNILGNQENVGYALPGHESLYNIIIMEERHTIIGLGCGAVSKIMPPGTGKVIRWPNPKEPLAYIQTYRDQIRDKLQALDEAYGL; encoded by the coding sequence ATGGTGAAATTTGAAGTGCGTGGAATACAATCCGCATATGGCCGCGATCTCGAATTGATTGCCGGACTGTTTTTCGAAGAAGTGAAAATCATGGACGGAGGCGATGACGCCGACGGCCGGGTCACGTTCGAGGTGACCGAAGGGCGGCCGGTGGAGGTATGGGCGGAACTGTTCATTCCCGCGGACGGCAAAAGGTATGAAATGAAGCATTCCCGCCGGGTTCCCGCGGGACTGGATGACAAGGGATACAGGAAAAAGGTGAAGCAGGCGATCAGTTTCGTTTTTTTGGAGCTGCTTGAGCAATGGACCGGAACCCGGCAGCCGTGGGGAATTCTCACCGGTGTCCGTCCCACCAAACTGCTTCACTCCATGCTGCTTGGCGGGATGACGGAAGAAGAGGCGGAGAAAGAACTCCGGGAGCAGTATCGCTTGCACCCGGACAAGATCGCCGTATTGAGGGAGATCGTCCGCAGACAACGGACGGTGTTGCCGGATTTGTACGACTTGGACAAAGAAGTGAGCCTGTATGTCGGCATTCCGTTTTGTCCGACCAAATGCGCCTATTGTACGTTCCCGGCCTATTCCATTCAGGGAAGAACCGGTTCGGTGACCGAATTTTTGAAGGGATTGCACGAGGAAGTGGAAGCGGTGGGCGCATGGATCCGTCGGGCAAACTTGCCGGTGACGACCGTATATTTCGGAGGCGGCACGCCCACTTCCATTTCCGCCCGACAAATGGATGATCTCTTCGACGCGCTGGAGCGGCACATCCCGGGATTTGAATCCGTTCGCGAACTGACGGTGGAAGCGGGCCGGCCGGATACGCTGGACGAAGAAAAAATTTCGCTCATGAAACGGCGCAAGGTCGACCGCATCAGCATCAATCCGCAAAGCTTCCGGGAAGATACGCTCAAATTGATCGGCCGGCATCACACGGTGCGCGAGACCCTCGACAAATACCGGCTTGCCCGGGAACTGGGCCTGAACAACATCAACATGGACCTGATCATCGGTCTGCCGGGAGAAGGAATCGAGGTATTTCGTGAGTCGCTGGCGATGGTGGACGAACTTCGCCCCGAATCGATCACGGTGCACACCCTTTCTTTCAAACGTGGATCCGTCATGACGAACAATCGGGAGAAATACCGGGTGGCGGGCAGAGACGAGACCGGTGAAATGGTCCGCATGGCCCGGGAGTGGGCGGCGGAAAAAGGGTACGTTCCGTATTATCTGTACCGGCAAAAAAACATTCTGGGCAATCAGGAAAACGTAGGCTATGCCCTGCCGGGCCATGAAAGTTTGTACAACATCATCATCATGGAGGAACGTCACACCATCATCGGATTGGGCTGCGGAGCGGTGAGCAAGATCATGCCGCCGGGTACCGGCAAAGTGATCCGTTGGCCCAATCCCAAGGAGCCGCTCGCCTACATTCAGACGTACAGGGATCAGATCCGCGATAAATTGCAGGCACTGGATGAAGCCTACGGTCTTTAG
- a CDS encoding DPP IV N-terminal domain-containing protein, whose product MKKAAGFLAGAVLLSAAVAIPVSAGKSDPTQIFFTGGSLENPVIYQMDAETTAAKKVTNGSSVDVSPDGKKLAFIKNDSVYVSDINGKNQVRLTNVKFPTYDASPRWSPDGTRIAFSRSDGQIYVIDVKSKQLAQLTTTEENVVNSEPDWSPEGDKIVFHSNRTGRSHIFIMNADGSDVKQLTGDDKNETAEYGARFSPDGSKIVYGSTREGNIDIYVMNADGSRQTNLTADTDKPVSSPVWSSDGQSILYSVNGDPESGEQHFYLMDKDGSGKTTINMKVPFAIPSDWQKIIQPEQKTSSLRSTIEELTDFLFDN is encoded by the coding sequence ATGAAAAAGGCTGCAGGCTTCCTCGCCGGAGCCGTGCTGCTGTCTGCGGCTGTGGCCATTCCGGTTTCCGCCGGAAAAAGCGATCCGACCCAGATTTTCTTCACCGGCGGATCGCTGGAAAATCCGGTCATCTATCAAATGGATGCCGAAACAACCGCAGCCAAAAAAGTGACAAACGGCAGCTCCGTCGACGTGTCGCCGGACGGGAAAAAGCTGGCATTCATCAAAAATGACAGCGTGTACGTCTCGGACATCAACGGGAAAAACCAGGTGCGTTTGACGAATGTCAAATTCCCGACCTATGACGCATCTCCCCGTTGGTCGCCCGACGGAACGCGCATCGCTTTTTCCCGCAGTGACGGTCAGATCTATGTGATTGACGTCAAGAGCAAACAACTGGCCCAACTCACTACCACCGAAGAGAACGTCGTCAATTCCGAACCTGACTGGTCTCCGGAAGGCGACAAAATCGTCTTCCACTCCAATCGCACCGGACGCAGCCACATTTTCATCATGAATGCGGACGGAAGCGATGTGAAGCAGCTGACCGGGGATGACAAAAACGAGACTGCCGAATACGGAGCCAGGTTCTCTCCGGACGGTTCGAAAATCGTTTACGGTTCCACCCGTGAAGGAAATATCGACATCTACGTCATGAACGCGGACGGAAGCAGACAAACCAATCTGACCGCCGACACGGACAAACCGGTGTCGAGCCCCGTCTGGTCCTCCGACGGACAGTCCATTCTCTATTCGGTCAACGGGGATCCGGAAAGCGGGGAACAGCATTTTTACCTGATGGACAAGGACGGTTCCGGCAAAACGACCATCAACATGAAGGTACCGTTTGCCATCCCGTCCGATTGGCAAAAGATCATTCAACCCGAGCAAAAAACATCTTCCCTGCGTTCCACCATTGAAGAACTGACCGACTTCCTTTTTGACAACTGA
- a CDS encoding CAP domain-containing protein, whose protein sequence is MKRIPLLISALVLVSPTACTSLHSVAEAPAPRQEQAMPSPDSVALEQETESPETPPSTEDKPSEPEKREEPKPAPAKKESPPESSKSQEATKESPGKNKVETTRKTTPSQEKKPASSTNDDQLHPYEAEVIRLVNEERKKRGLSPLKTNPEVSRLARMKSDDMRKNGYFSHQSPTLGSPFDMLKRAGIRYRLAGENIAAGQRTPKDVINSWMNSEGHRANILNPNYTEIGVGYVTGGNYGTYWTQLFITQ, encoded by the coding sequence TTGAAACGAATTCCCCTGCTCATATCCGCTCTTGTGCTGGTTTCTCCCACCGCCTGCACATCGTTGCATTCCGTGGCGGAAGCACCGGCACCCCGCCAAGAACAGGCCATGCCCTCTCCGGATTCCGTTGCCCTGGAGCAAGAAACGGAAAGTCCGGAGACTCCCCCATCCACCGAGGACAAACCCTCCGAACCGGAAAAACGGGAGGAGCCGAAGCCTGCTCCCGCCAAAAAAGAATCACCTCCGGAGTCTTCCAAATCTCAAGAAGCAACCAAAGAATCTCCCGGAAAAAACAAAGTGGAGACCACCCGCAAAACCACTCCTTCCCAGGAAAAGAAGCCGGCCTCCTCAACCAACGATGACCAGCTTCATCCGTACGAAGCCGAGGTCATCCGACTGGTGAACGAAGAACGGAAAAAACGGGGCCTTTCTCCCTTGAAAACAAATCCGGAAGTCTCCCGTCTCGCCCGGATGAAATCGGACGACATGCGAAAAAACGGGTATTTCTCCCATCAATCTCCCACCTTGGGATCCCCGTTTGACATGCTGAAACGTGCAGGCATCCGGTACCGTCTCGCCGGAGAAAACATCGCCGCCGGACAGCGTACCCCGAAGGATGTGATCAACAGTTGGATGAACAGCGAGGGACATCGGGCCAATATTTTGAATCCGAATTACACCGAAATCGGTGTGGGTTATGTGACCGGAGGCAATTACGGAACCTATTGGACGCAACTGTTCATCACTCAATAA